A part of Streptomyces sp. NBC_00557 genomic DNA contains:
- a CDS encoding ArsR/SmtB family transcription factor, giving the protein MTDGLPEMTSLERTALYKSLGNPLRRRILDYLGRHGQANSTVLARELGESSGTTSYHLRKLAEQRLIEEIPEKSGGRERWWRALPFRHTTPDPATMAPEEYQAAARLARLKIDFDTALYRRAHEEYRGPEGWAQVQRHGTWLTKAELLEFMREYQALLERYGHPREEAPEGARPVLMRFYAVPEPGGTDGSEPGGTDGSGPESGVAPEPLDERKGAPAGA; this is encoded by the coding sequence ATGACCGACGGCCTGCCCGAGATGACCAGCCTGGAGCGCACCGCCCTCTACAAATCCCTCGGCAACCCCCTGCGCCGCCGGATCCTCGACTACCTCGGCCGGCACGGCCAGGCGAACTCCACCGTCCTCGCCCGCGAACTCGGCGAGAGTTCGGGCACCACCAGCTACCACCTGCGCAAGCTCGCCGAGCAGCGGCTCATCGAGGAGATCCCGGAGAAGTCCGGCGGGCGCGAGCGCTGGTGGCGGGCGCTGCCCTTCCGGCACACGACGCCCGACCCGGCCACGATGGCCCCCGAGGAGTACCAGGCGGCCGCCCGACTCGCCCGGCTGAAGATCGATTTCGACACCGCTCTGTACCGCCGCGCCCATGAGGAGTACCGCGGCCCCGAGGGCTGGGCCCAGGTCCAGCGCCACGGCACCTGGCTGACCAAGGCAGAACTCCTCGAGTTCATGCGCGAGTACCAGGCACTGCTGGAGCGCTACGGCCACCCGCGCGAGGAGGCCCCCGAAGGCGCACGCCCCGTCCTCATGCGCTTCTACGCCGTCCCGGAGCCGGGCGGCACCGACGGCTCCGAGCCGGGCGGCACCGACGGCTCCGGGCCGGAGAGCGGCGTCGCCCCCGAGCCGCTGGACGAGCGGAAGGGTGCACCCGCGGGAGCCTGA
- a CDS encoding ArnT family glycosyltransferase has product MTSTLPAVTGAKVPAQRRPAPETPTAGRTQPPMRLRSSRADLLLCGALLTVILVVQGWNIAAYPTLSDDEGTYLAQAWAVQQGRGLAHYTYWYDHPPLGWIQIALLGRLPAAVSPGFMTVGTMRITMLLISGVSAVLVYVLGRRLALPRWAAGLGMTLFGLSPLAVVLSREIFLDNIAVMWLLLAFCLAASPSRHLWHHFGAGVAAATGVLTKETMLVALPALFVTMWRHSHRDTRKFALTGAVTACALIGLAYPLFALLKGELLPGPGHVSLWDGITYQMSRPGSGFILHPGSGSYGVLHAWLYYDRVLPLGGLAAALLLLLARRWSVTARALAGPALTVALLTAVALRPNGYLPAMYVIGALPFLALVLAAAAASVAHAVMTRRRTETEKRYLTGGRYALAAVLVLAAGAYVVPHWYDGDRTAVTADANKPYRQAAHWLGTKVADPEDTRVLVDDALWLDLVHAGYRPGPGAIWFYKADLDPAVTKTLPHGWKDVDYVVASPTVRRDAKDLPTVRAAIRHSAPVATFGAGPDRIEIRRIQAAGGAR; this is encoded by the coding sequence GTGACCTCCACACTTCCCGCGGTGACCGGAGCGAAGGTCCCCGCGCAGCGCCGGCCTGCGCCCGAAACGCCCACGGCCGGCCGCACACAGCCGCCGATGCGACTGCGCTCCTCCCGCGCCGACCTGCTGCTCTGCGGCGCCCTGCTCACGGTGATCCTGGTCGTCCAGGGCTGGAACATCGCCGCCTACCCGACCCTCAGCGACGACGAGGGCACCTACCTCGCCCAGGCCTGGGCCGTCCAGCAGGGCCGGGGCCTCGCCCACTACACCTACTGGTACGACCACCCGCCGCTCGGCTGGATCCAGATAGCCCTGCTCGGCCGGCTGCCCGCGGCGGTCAGCCCCGGGTTCATGACCGTCGGCACCATGCGGATCACGATGCTCCTGATCAGCGGAGTCAGCGCGGTCCTCGTCTACGTCCTCGGCCGCCGCCTCGCGCTGCCCCGCTGGGCCGCCGGACTCGGCATGACCCTCTTCGGGCTGTCCCCGCTCGCGGTCGTGCTCAGCCGGGAGATCTTCCTCGACAACATCGCCGTGATGTGGCTGCTGCTGGCGTTCTGCCTCGCCGCCTCGCCCAGCCGCCACCTCTGGCACCACTTCGGCGCCGGTGTCGCCGCCGCGACGGGCGTGCTCACCAAGGAGACGATGCTCGTCGCCCTGCCCGCCCTGTTCGTCACCATGTGGCGGCACAGCCACCGCGACACCCGCAAGTTCGCGCTCACCGGAGCCGTCACCGCGTGCGCCCTGATCGGCCTCGCCTACCCGCTGTTCGCCCTGCTCAAGGGCGAGTTGCTGCCCGGCCCCGGACACGTCTCCCTGTGGGACGGCATCACCTACCAGATGTCCCGGCCCGGCTCCGGGTTCATCCTGCACCCGGGCTCCGGCTCCTACGGCGTCCTGCACGCGTGGCTGTACTACGACCGCGTCCTGCCCCTCGGCGGCCTCGCCGCGGCCCTGCTCCTGCTGCTCGCCCGGCGCTGGTCGGTCACCGCCCGCGCCCTCGCCGGACCCGCGCTGACCGTCGCGCTCCTCACCGCGGTCGCCCTGCGCCCGAACGGCTACCTGCCCGCCATGTACGTCATCGGCGCCCTGCCCTTCCTCGCCCTGGTCCTGGCCGCCGCTGCCGCCTCCGTCGCGCACGCGGTCATGACCAGGCGGCGCACGGAGACCGAGAAGCGGTACCTCACCGGCGGCCGGTACGCGCTCGCCGCCGTGCTCGTCCTCGCCGCCGGCGCCTACGTCGTACCGCACTGGTACGACGGCGACCGCACCGCCGTCACCGCCGACGCCAACAAGCCCTACCGGCAGGCCGCCCACTGGCTCGGCACGAAGGTGGCCGACCCCGAGGACACCCGTGTCCTCGTCGACGACGCCCTCTGGCTGGACCTGGTGCACGCCGGGTACCGGCCCGGACCCGGCGCCATCTGGTTCTACAAGGCCGACCTCGACCCGGCCGTCACCAAGACCCTGCCGCACGGCTGGAAGGACGTCGACTACGTCGTCGCCTCACCGACCGTCCGCCGCGACGCCAAGGACCTGCCCACCGTCCGGGCGGCCATCCGGCACTCCGCGCCGGTCGCCACCTTCGGCGCCGGACCCGACCGCATCGAGATCCGGCGCATCCAGGCCGCGGGAGGCGCGCGATGA
- a CDS encoding glycosyltransferase: MLTSVFIAAVSLALFWMAAFTLWWQMHAWRTPEVLASTRFGRPDGGEHLSFSLLLPARHEQAVLDHTIQRLLESTHADFEIVVIVGHDDPETTQVAERAAARDARVRVVVDTHEKKNKPKAMNTALPHCRGDVVGVFDAEDQVHPELLAHVDHAFRTTGADVVQGGVQLINFHSSWYSLRNCLEYFFWFRSRLHLHAQKGFIPLGGNTVFVRTGVLREAGGWDPDCLAEDCDLGVRLSSAGKKVVVAYDSDMVTREETPGTLMSLLKQRTRWNQGFLQVYRKKDWRQLPGLGQRLLARYTLMTPFMQAFSGVIIPLNAAVALFLDVPVGVAFLTFLPLVTAAVTFVFEVVGLHDFGKQYGLKVRLVHYVKLIVGGPFYQVLLAGAAIRAVWREQRGRNDWELTTHVGAHLTAAEPIREDVPA, from the coding sequence TTGCTCACGTCTGTCTTCATCGCGGCCGTCTCACTGGCCCTGTTCTGGATGGCGGCGTTCACTCTGTGGTGGCAGATGCACGCCTGGCGCACGCCCGAGGTGCTGGCCTCCACCAGGTTCGGCAGGCCGGACGGCGGGGAACACCTGTCGTTCTCCCTGCTGCTGCCGGCCCGGCACGAGCAGGCGGTGCTGGACCACACCATCCAGCGGCTGCTGGAATCCACGCACGCCGACTTCGAGATCGTCGTGATCGTCGGGCACGACGACCCCGAGACCACGCAGGTGGCCGAGCGGGCCGCCGCACGGGACGCGCGCGTGCGCGTCGTCGTCGACACCCACGAGAAGAAGAACAAGCCCAAGGCCATGAACACGGCGCTGCCGCACTGCCGCGGCGACGTCGTCGGGGTCTTCGACGCCGAGGACCAGGTCCACCCCGAGCTGCTCGCCCACGTCGACCACGCCTTCCGCACGACCGGCGCGGACGTGGTCCAGGGCGGCGTGCAGCTCATCAACTTCCACTCCAGCTGGTACAGCCTGCGCAACTGCCTGGAGTACTTCTTCTGGTTCCGCTCCCGGCTGCACCTGCACGCGCAGAAAGGGTTCATCCCGCTCGGCGGCAACACCGTCTTCGTGCGGACCGGCGTCCTCAGGGAAGCGGGCGGCTGGGACCCGGACTGCCTCGCCGAGGACTGCGACCTGGGCGTCCGGCTCTCCAGCGCCGGCAAGAAGGTCGTCGTCGCCTACGACTCCGACATGGTCACCCGCGAGGAGACCCCCGGCACCCTGATGTCGCTGCTCAAGCAGCGCACCCGCTGGAACCAGGGCTTCCTGCAGGTGTACCGGAAGAAGGACTGGCGGCAACTGCCGGGATTAGGGCAGCGGCTGCTCGCCCGGTACACCTTGATGACCCCGTTCATGCAGGCCTTCTCCGGTGTGATCATCCCGCTCAACGCGGCCGTCGCGCTCTTCCTCGACGTGCCGGTCGGGGTTGCCTTCCTCACCTTCCTGCCGCTGGTCACCGCCGCCGTCACCTTCGTCTTCGAGGTGGTCGGACTGCACGACTTCGGCAAGCAGTACGGCCTGAAGGTCCGCCTCGTCCACTACGTGAAGCTCATCGTGGGCGGCCCCTTCTACCAGGTCCTCCTGGCCGGCGCCGCGATCCGCGCCGTATGGCGCGAGCAACGCGGCCGCAACGACTGGGAGTTGACCACGCATGTCGGCGCGCATCTCACCGCGGCCGAGCCCATCCGAGAGGACGTTCCCGCGTGA
- a CDS encoding thioredoxin domain-containing protein, whose amino-acid sequence MPNRLARETSPYLLQHADNPVDWWPWSAEAFEEARRTDRPVLLSVGYSSCHWCHVMAHESFEDRATADYLNEHFVSVKVDREERPDVDAVYMEAVQAATGHGGWPMTVFLTPDAEPFYFGTYFPPAPRHGMPSFRQVLEGVRQAWSTRRDEVAEVAGKIVRDLAQREIVRHGDRAPGEPDLAQALLGLTREYDPQRGGFGGAPKFPPSMVLEFLLRHHARTGSEGALQMAQDTCERMARGGIYDQLGGGFSRYSVDRDWVVPHFEKMLYDNALLCRVYAHLWRATGSGLARRVALETADFLVRELRTPEGGFASALDADSDDGTGRHVEGAYYVWTPERLRAVLGEADGDLAAQYFGVTDEGTFEHGQSVLQLPQSEGVFDAGRIDSIRDRLLAERARRPAPGRDDKVVAAWNGLAVAALAETGAYFDRPDLIEAAVAAADLLVRVHLDEHGRLARTSKDGRVGPNAGVLEDYADVAEGFLALASVTGEGVWLDFAGLLLDHVLTRFADPDTGALYDTAADAERLIRRPQDPTDNATPSGWTAAAGALLGYAAHTGSEAHRTAAERALGVVRTLGPRVPRFIGWGLAVAEALLDGPREIAVVGPGLADERTAALHRTALLGTAPGAVVAAGAAESDEFPLLADRPLVSGEPAAYVCRNFTCDAPTTDPERLRAALNAH is encoded by the coding sequence ATGCCGAATCGACTGGCCCGTGAGACGTCCCCCTATCTCCTCCAGCACGCGGACAACCCGGTGGACTGGTGGCCCTGGTCGGCCGAGGCCTTCGAGGAGGCGCGCAGGACGGACCGGCCCGTCCTGCTGAGCGTCGGCTACTCGAGCTGTCACTGGTGCCACGTCATGGCCCACGAGTCCTTCGAGGACCGGGCCACCGCCGACTACCTCAACGAGCACTTCGTCAGCGTCAAGGTCGACCGCGAGGAACGCCCCGATGTCGACGCCGTCTACATGGAGGCCGTACAGGCCGCCACCGGGCACGGCGGCTGGCCCATGACCGTCTTCCTCACCCCGGACGCCGAGCCGTTCTACTTCGGCACCTACTTCCCGCCCGCGCCCCGCCACGGCATGCCCTCGTTCCGGCAGGTCCTGGAGGGCGTCCGGCAGGCCTGGAGCACCCGCCGCGACGAGGTCGCCGAGGTCGCCGGGAAGATCGTGCGCGACCTCGCCCAGCGGGAGATCGTCCGGCACGGCGACCGCGCGCCCGGCGAGCCGGACCTCGCCCAGGCGCTGCTCGGCCTGACCCGCGAGTACGACCCGCAGCGCGGCGGCTTCGGCGGGGCGCCCAAGTTCCCGCCCTCCATGGTGCTGGAGTTCCTGCTGCGGCACCACGCCCGCACCGGATCCGAGGGCGCGCTGCAGATGGCCCAGGACACCTGCGAGCGCATGGCCCGCGGCGGCATCTACGACCAGCTCGGCGGCGGCTTCTCCCGCTACTCCGTGGACCGGGACTGGGTCGTGCCGCACTTCGAGAAGATGCTGTACGACAACGCCCTGCTCTGCCGCGTGTACGCCCACCTGTGGCGGGCCACCGGCTCCGGCCTCGCCCGGCGCGTCGCCCTGGAGACCGCCGACTTCCTCGTGCGCGAACTGCGCACCCCCGAGGGCGGGTTCGCCTCCGCGCTCGACGCCGACAGCGACGACGGCACGGGCCGGCACGTCGAGGGCGCCTACTACGTGTGGACGCCCGAGCGGCTGCGCGCCGTCCTCGGCGAGGCCGACGGCGACCTCGCCGCCCAGTACTTCGGCGTGACCGACGAGGGCACCTTCGAGCACGGCCAGTCCGTCCTCCAGCTCCCGCAGAGCGAGGGCGTGTTCGACGCCGGGCGGATCGACTCCATCCGCGACCGGCTGCTCGCCGAGCGCGCCCGCCGCCCCGCGCCCGGCCGGGACGACAAGGTCGTCGCCGCCTGGAACGGCCTCGCGGTCGCCGCGCTCGCCGAGACCGGCGCCTACTTCGACCGGCCCGACCTGATCGAGGCCGCCGTCGCCGCCGCCGACCTGCTCGTGCGCGTGCACCTGGACGAGCACGGCCGGCTCGCCCGCACCAGCAAGGACGGCCGGGTCGGCCCCAACGCCGGGGTGCTGGAGGACTACGCGGACGTCGCGGAGGGCTTCCTCGCCCTCGCCTCCGTGACCGGGGAGGGCGTCTGGCTGGACTTCGCCGGGCTGCTCCTCGACCACGTCCTCACCCGATTCGCCGACCCGGACACCGGCGCCCTCTACGACACGGCCGCCGACGCCGAGCGGCTCATCCGCCGCCCGCAGGACCCCACCGACAACGCCACCCCGTCCGGCTGGACGGCGGCGGCAGGCGCCCTGCTGGGCTATGCCGCGCACACCGGTTCCGAGGCGCACCGGACCGCCGCCGAACGGGCGCTCGGCGTGGTGCGGACGCTCGGACCGCGCGTGCCCCGGTTCATCGGCTGGGGCCTCGCCGTCGCCGAAGCCCTCCTGGACGGCCCCAGGGAGATCGCCGTCGTCGGACCCGGCCTCGCCGACGAGCGGACGGCGGCCCTGCACCGTACGGCACTGCTCGGTACCGCCCCCGGCGCCGTCGTCGCCGCCGGCGCCGCGGAGAGTGACGAGTTCCCGCTGCTCGCCGACCGGCCGCTCGTGTCCGGTGAACCGGCGGCGTACGTCTGCCGTAACTTCACCTGTGACGCGCCGACCACCGACCCGGAACGGCTGCGCGCGGCGCTGAACGCGCACTGA
- a CDS encoding molybdopterin cofactor-binding domain-containing protein, with protein sequence MRRAITSDAVAGRIHGGSAQGIGLALMEETEAEDGRIRAPSSSRPPSPSLRRS encoded by the coding sequence GTGCGCAGGGCGATCACCTCGGACGCCGTCGCCGGGCGGATCCACGGCGGTTCCGCACAGGGGATCGGCCTCGCCCTCATGGAGGAGACCGAGGCAGAGGACGGCCGCATCCGCGCCCCGTCGTCCAGCCGCCCACCGTCTCCGTCGCTCCGGCGATCGTGA
- a CDS encoding nucleoside deaminase codes for MDEAIRLATTSVANGGGPFGALVVKDGEIVALGNNQVTATLDPTAHAEVSAMRAACRKLDAFSLEGCTLITSCEPCPMCLSSALWARVDRIVYCADRHDAAAAGFDDRKFYDLFEKKPQSMWPTRVEQLDLPHRTAPFDAWLAKADRIDY; via the coding sequence ATGGACGAGGCGATCCGGCTGGCCACCACCAGCGTGGCGAACGGCGGCGGTCCGTTCGGCGCCCTGGTCGTCAAGGACGGCGAGATCGTCGCCCTCGGGAACAACCAGGTCACCGCGACCCTGGACCCGACGGCGCACGCCGAGGTGAGCGCGATGCGCGCCGCCTGCAGAAAGCTGGACGCCTTCTCGCTGGAGGGCTGCACTCTGATCACCTCGTGCGAGCCGTGTCCGATGTGTCTCTCCTCCGCGCTGTGGGCGCGGGTCGACCGGATCGTCTACTGCGCCGACCGGCACGACGCCGCGGCCGCCGGTTTCGACGACCGCAAGTTCTACGACCTGTTCGAGAAGAAGCCCCAGTCGATGTGGCCGACCCGGGTCGAGCAGCTGGACCTGCCGCACCGGACGGCCCCGTTCGACGCGTGGCTGGCCAAGGCCGACCGCATCGACTACTGA
- a CDS encoding glycosyltransferase family 2 protein, whose amino-acid sequence MSEHTVPAQGLDAVEVPEPGAVTIVVPTFNESANIRQLLHRITESVPARLPCEVLFVDDSTDDTPEVIRAAARDCPFPVAVLHREEPVGGLGGAVVEGLRAATAEWIVVMDGDCQHPPSLVPELVATGERTNAGLVVASRYIEGGSRAGLAGGYRVAVSRGATWLAKALFPRTLRGISDPMSGFFAIRRRAVTAEVLKPLGYKILLELAVRGRPRRVAEVPFVFEERFAGESKSTAREGLRFLRHLTGLRTASPAARMVGFGLIGASGFVPNLLGLRALTAAGLHYLPAEILANQLGVAWNFLLIEQLLFRDRRAHRRWWDRLGRFALLANADLVLRIPLIALLVGRFGMGALPATALALVLTFVLRFAGTEALVYLPRRRGSRARRAV is encoded by the coding sequence ATGAGCGAGCACACCGTCCCGGCACAGGGCCTCGACGCCGTGGAGGTCCCCGAACCCGGCGCCGTCACCATCGTCGTACCGACCTTCAACGAGTCCGCGAACATCCGGCAGCTGCTGCACCGGATCACCGAGTCGGTGCCCGCGCGGCTGCCCTGCGAGGTCCTGTTCGTGGACGACTCCACCGACGACACCCCCGAGGTGATCCGCGCCGCCGCCCGGGACTGCCCGTTCCCGGTGGCCGTGCTGCACCGCGAGGAGCCCGTCGGCGGGCTCGGCGGGGCGGTCGTCGAGGGGCTGAGGGCGGCGACCGCGGAGTGGATCGTCGTCATGGACGGCGACTGCCAGCATCCGCCGTCCCTCGTACCGGAGTTGGTGGCCACCGGCGAGCGGACGAACGCCGGACTCGTCGTCGCCTCCCGGTACATCGAGGGCGGCAGCCGGGCCGGGCTCGCCGGCGGCTACCGGGTGGCCGTCTCCCGCGGCGCGACCTGGCTCGCCAAGGCCCTCTTCCCGCGCACGCTGCGCGGCATCAGCGACCCGATGAGCGGCTTCTTCGCGATCCGGCGCAGGGCCGTCACCGCGGAGGTCCTCAAGCCCCTCGGCTACAAGATCCTGCTGGAGCTGGCCGTCCGCGGCCGCCCGCGCCGGGTCGCCGAGGTGCCGTTCGTCTTCGAGGAGCGGTTCGCGGGCGAGTCCAAGTCCACCGCGCGGGAGGGCCTGCGCTTCCTGCGCCACCTGACGGGCCTGCGGACCGCGTCCCCGGCCGCCCGCATGGTCGGCTTCGGGCTGATCGGCGCCAGCGGATTCGTGCCGAACCTCCTCGGACTGCGGGCGCTCACCGCCGCCGGCCTCCACTACCTGCCCGCCGAGATCCTCGCCAACCAGCTCGGGGTCGCCTGGAACTTCCTGCTCATCGAGCAGTTGCTGTTCCGCGACCGGCGCGCGCACCGCCGCTGGTGGGACCGGCTCGGCCGGTTCGCGCTGCTCGCCAACGCCGACCTGGTGCTGCGCATCCCGCTGATCGCCCTCCTCGTCGGCCGGTTCGGCATGGGCGCCCTCCCCGCCACCGCGCTCGCCCTGGTCCTGACGTTCGTCCTGCGCTTCGCGGGCACCGAGGCGCTGGTCTACCTCCCCCGCCGCCGGGGGAGCCGAGCAAGGAGAGCCGTGTGA
- a CDS encoding galactose oxidase early set domain-containing protein yields the protein MRDKHRRRTALAGVGALTAGLLLTAPQPAEAANLIKNPGFETAGSDGMPYCWEKSGWGDNDFTFQSTSDAHSGAAAMKVTLTRRVDGDRKAMITESADCAPGVSAGKQYDLGLWYKTTTPDANITLFRHDTTAGWQYWTDLKTLDMASAWTRATVRTPEVPAGTDRITWGVSVYGTGSATTDDYTMDQVPDPLPPARCTGTADQCANGSWSVLPTRNPVRSMHSVVLNNGKVLLIAGSGNSEENFGAGTFTSAVYDPANGTYKVIPTPKDMFCAGHVQLQDGRVLVLSGNKAYPVVGGHGYEGFKDSYIFDPKTETYTKTNDLNDGHWYPSATELGNGDVITFGGLREDSTGSVTAERFSDAQQQWLPLWQVNQTWSYWGLYPAMILMQDGRLFYTGSHVFGNNIPGTGSAVYDYGANTITQIPGLQHKDERDQSASVLLPPAQDQRVLTIGGGNIDSNPDANRLTDLIDLKQPNPSYAAGPPLPQGTVDLGNGPQPETGNQGKMYVSAVLLPDGKVLETGGALHNRANPVYESSLYDPGADTFDPVAADPESRGYHSSAFLLPDGRVMATGDNPGNGSWNHNVSIYTPPYLYKGTRPTITSVIDQEWKYGDTQRITVDRPIAKAELIRPAAVTHSSDPNQRFVDLPLSVDGSNVDLNVTNNPNIAPPGWYMLFAVDANGVPSVARWVHLTGPSALTAASPHVHAFADALSGKVSGPGRKRTAQQVSPALSGCDRHYGSANVCVPTVFPPEVRKTTAARCAWLRKNDYGRLKVNGSGDPRGLDRDRDGVACGKGDAGRR from the coding sequence GTGAGAGACAAGCACCGCAGACGGACCGCGCTGGCCGGGGTGGGCGCCCTGACCGCCGGGCTGCTGCTGACCGCGCCCCAGCCCGCCGAGGCGGCCAACCTGATCAAGAACCCCGGCTTCGAGACCGCCGGCAGCGACGGCATGCCGTACTGCTGGGAGAAGTCGGGCTGGGGTGACAACGACTTCACCTTCCAGAGCACCTCGGACGCGCACTCCGGGGCCGCGGCCATGAAGGTCACGCTGACCCGCCGCGTCGACGGCGACCGCAAGGCGATGATCACGGAGTCGGCGGACTGCGCGCCGGGAGTGAGCGCCGGCAAGCAGTACGACCTGGGGCTCTGGTACAAGACCACCACCCCCGACGCCAACATCACCCTGTTCCGGCACGACACCACCGCCGGCTGGCAGTACTGGACCGACCTGAAGACCCTGGACATGGCGTCGGCCTGGACGCGGGCCACCGTCCGCACGCCCGAGGTCCCCGCCGGCACCGACCGCATCACCTGGGGCGTCTCCGTCTACGGCACCGGATCGGCGACCACCGACGACTACACCATGGACCAGGTCCCCGACCCGCTCCCGCCGGCCCGGTGCACCGGTACCGCCGACCAGTGCGCCAACGGCAGCTGGTCGGTCCTGCCCACCCGGAACCCGGTCCGCTCCATGCACTCCGTCGTCCTGAACAACGGCAAGGTGCTGCTGATCGCCGGCTCCGGCAACAGCGAGGAGAACTTCGGCGCGGGCACCTTCACGAGCGCCGTGTACGACCCGGCGAACGGCACCTACAAGGTCATCCCGACGCCGAAGGACATGTTCTGCGCCGGCCACGTCCAGCTCCAGGACGGCCGGGTGCTGGTCCTGAGCGGCAACAAGGCGTACCCGGTCGTCGGCGGGCACGGCTACGAGGGGTTCAAGGACTCGTACATTTTCGACCCGAAGACCGAGACGTACACCAAGACCAACGACCTGAACGACGGCCACTGGTACCCGTCGGCGACCGAGCTGGGCAACGGTGACGTCATCACCTTCGGCGGGCTCCGGGAGGACTCCACCGGCTCGGTGACGGCCGAGCGGTTCAGCGACGCGCAGCAGCAGTGGCTGCCGCTGTGGCAGGTCAACCAGACCTGGTCGTACTGGGGCCTGTACCCGGCGATGATCCTCATGCAGGACGGCCGCCTCTTCTACACGGGCAGCCACGTCTTCGGCAACAACATCCCCGGCACCGGCTCGGCGGTCTACGACTACGGCGCCAACACGATCACCCAGATCCCCGGACTGCAGCACAAGGACGAGCGCGACCAGTCGGCGAGCGTGCTGCTGCCTCCCGCGCAGGACCAGCGGGTCCTCACCATCGGCGGCGGCAACATCGACTCCAACCCGGACGCGAACCGCCTGACCGACCTGATCGACCTCAAGCAGCCCAACCCGTCGTACGCCGCCGGGCCGCCGCTCCCGCAGGGCACGGTCGACCTCGGCAACGGGCCCCAGCCGGAGACCGGCAACCAGGGCAAGATGTACGTCTCCGCGGTCCTGCTGCCCGACGGCAAGGTGCTGGAGACCGGCGGCGCCCTGCACAACCGGGCCAACCCCGTGTACGAGTCCTCGCTGTACGACCCGGGCGCCGACACCTTCGACCCGGTGGCCGCCGACCCCGAGTCCCGCGGCTACCACTCCTCGGCGTTCCTGCTGCCCGACGGCCGCGTGATGGCGACGGGCGACAACCCCGGCAACGGCAGCTGGAACCACAACGTGTCGATCTACACCCCGCCGTACCTCTACAAGGGCACCCGCCCGACGATCACCTCCGTGATCGACCAGGAGTGGAAGTACGGCGACACCCAGCGGATCACCGTCGACCGCCCCATCGCCAAGGCGGAGCTGATCCGTCCGGCGGCGGTCACCCACTCCTCCGACCCGAACCAGCGGTTCGTGGACCTGCCGCTCAGCGTGGACGGCAGCAACGTGGACCTGAACGTCACCAACAACCCGAACATCGCCCCGCCCGGCTGGTACATGCTCTTCGCGGTCGATGCCAACGGGGTGCCCTCGGTCGCCCGGTGGGTCCACCTCACCGGCCCGTCGGCCCTGACCGCCGCCTCCCCGCACGTCCACGCCTTCGCCGACGCGCTGTCCGGCAAGGTCTCCGGGCCGGGCAGGAAGCGCACCGCACAGCAGGTCAGCCCGGCCCTCTCCGGCTGCGACCGGCACTACGGCTCGGCCAACGTGTGCGTCCCGACGGTGTTCCCGCCGGAGGTGAGGAAGACGACGGCGGCCCGCTGCGCCTGGCTCCGGAAGAACGACTACGGCCGCCTGAAGGTGAACGGCTCCGGCGACCCGCGGGGCCTGGACCGCGACCGGGACGGGGTGGCCTGCGGGAAGGGAGACGCCGGGCGCCGCTGA
- a CDS encoding Mut7-C RNAse domain-containing protein: protein MNGPEIRVEVAPALHLFVPAARRAGATPLATDGVSTLGHVVESLGVPLTEVGALVVDGREVPVSHLPRAGETVSVRPVRRPQRVPGAPLRFLLDVHLGTLARRLRLLGVDTAYESTDIGDAALAARSAAEQRVMLSRDRGLLRRRELFAGAFVYSTRPDDQLHDVLDRFAPDLHPWTRCTACNGLLREATKDEVADQLEHGTQRTYDVFAQCTECGRAYWKGAHHEQLEAVVERALSMRAEGD from the coding sequence ATGAACGGCCCCGAGATCCGCGTCGAAGTCGCGCCCGCGCTGCACCTGTTCGTGCCGGCCGCCCGCCGTGCCGGCGCCACACCCCTGGCCACGGACGGCGTCTCGACCCTCGGCCATGTCGTCGAGTCCCTCGGCGTCCCGCTGACCGAGGTCGGCGCGCTGGTGGTGGACGGCCGCGAGGTGCCGGTGTCCCACCTCCCGCGGGCCGGCGAGACGGTGAGCGTACGGCCCGTCCGGCGCCCGCAGCGGGTCCCCGGCGCCCCGCTGCGCTTCCTCCTCGACGTCCACCTCGGCACGCTCGCCCGCCGGCTGCGCCTGCTCGGCGTGGACACGGCGTACGAATCGACCGACATCGGCGACGCGGCGCTGGCCGCCCGCTCGGCGGCGGAGCAGCGGGTGATGCTCAGCCGCGACCGGGGCCTGCTGCGCCGCCGCGAGCTCTTCGCCGGCGCCTTCGTCTACAGCACCCGGCCCGACGACCAACTGCACGACGTCCTCGACCGCTTCGCCCCCGACCTGCACCCGTGGACCCGCTGCACCGCCTGCAACGGCCTGCTGAGGGAGGCCACGAAGGACGAGGTCGCCGACCAGCTCGAGCACGGCACCCAGCGCACCTACGACGTCTTCGCCCAGTGCACCGAGTGCGGCCGCGCCTATTGGAAGGGCGCGCATCACGAACAGCTGGAGGCGGTCGTGGAGCGGGCGTTGAGCATGCGCGCCGAGGGCGACTGA